ATCACCGACAGCAAGTACAAGCCATTTCAGCCGGGAGCGGTGAAGAGTGGCACCATGACCGCCGGGCTGCAACATGGCATCAACATCGTTGACAACAGCACCGTGACACTGATGCTCTATGACAAGGACAAGTATGGCGCACGGAAGGATTTCGCCCATGTGGTGGGCGACTTCAACAACTGGACGCTGAGCAACGACGAGCAGTCGCAGATGTTCCGCGACGATGCTGCCGGCTGCTGGTGGATTACCCTCACGGGGCTTGACCCCGCGAAAGAGTATGCCTTCCAGTATTACCTGGGCAACACGGGGCAGGATGCCATCCGCGTGGCCGACCCCTATGCCCGTAAGGTACTGGATCCAAACAACGACACATATATCTCTGCCTCCACCTATCCGGAGAACATGACTTACCCGGAGGGAGCCATAGGGATCGTTTCTGTTTTCAGGATTCAACAAGAAACATTTAACTGGCAGGTACCCCAATTCGAGAGACCGTCACGAGACAACCTGGTGATCTATGAGATGCTGCTGCGTGATTTCACGGAAAGTAGTGATATCAATGGAGCGATGGCGAAGCTGGATTACCTGCAGTCGCTCGGCGTGAATGCCATTGAGCTGATGCCGGTGCAGGAGTTCGACGGCAACGACAGCTGGGGCTACAACCCCGCCTTCTTCTTTGCCATGGACAAGGCTTACGGCACCGACAGGATGTACAAGGAGTTTATCGATGAGTGTCACAGCAGAGGTATCGCAGTGATCCTCGACGTGGTCTACAACCACGCCACAGGCGCCAACCCTTTTGCCAGGATGTGGTGGGATGCGAATCATAAGAATCCTGGAACGGGTCAAATAGAACCTACTACTGCGCCTAATAATCCCTATTTTAACGCAGATGCACCGCACCCCTACAGCGTCTTCCATGACTTCAACCATGAGTCTGACCTGGTGCGTACCTTCGTGAAGCGCAACCTGCAGTTCCTGCTGGAGGAGTACAACATCGACGGCTTCCGGTTCGACCTCACCAAGGGATTTACCCAACGTTCTTCAACCGAGTCAACCGCAAGCAATTATGATGCTTCCCGCATTGCGATCCTAAAAGATTACAACCAAGCCATCAAGGCGGTCGATCCGGAGGCCTGGGTGATCCTGGAGCATTTTGCCGACGACAGGGAGGAGACCGAGCTCTCTAACGATGGCATGATGGTGTGGCGCAATCGCAATCACGTCTACTCACAGGCTGCAATGGGCTGGAAGAGTGAATCAGATTTCAGGGGAGTCTATAACCACACATCGGCGCGCCCCGTAAACAGCCTGGTAAGCTACATGGAGAGCCACGACGAAGAACGGGCCGCCTACAAACAGGCACAGTACGGCAACGGGATCCTGAAGACAAGCCTCGATGCACAGATGTCACAACTGGGCGTCAATGCCGCCTTCTTCTTCACCGTACCGGGACCGAAAATGGTGTGGCAGTTCGGAGAGATGGGATATGATGTATCGATTGATGAAAATGGCCGTACCGGTCGCAAACCGTTGAGGTGGGAATACCTGACGGTGACTGAGCGAAAGGAGCTGCATGACACCTATGCAACACTTATCGGGCTAAGGCGCGATCATCCCGAGCTGTTTAACTCCACCGCTACGCTCAATTGGCAGGTGACTGACACCTTCTGGGAGCAGGGCCGTTTCCTTACCCTTTCCTCGTTTGGAAACAGCAAGCAAATCGTTGTTGTGGGCAACTTCACCAATGAATCGATCAATGCGGCGACAACCTTTCCGCAACTGGGAGACTGGTACAATTATCTCAACCCGACGGAGGTGACCACAGTTCACTCAAAACCCATGACGATCTCCGTGCCGGCCAACAGTTTCCGGATCTTCAGTAATTTTCCGGAATAGAGTTTCGACTGTTTCTATTGAACGTTTGAAAAGAGGGAGTAACCGACTCGGTCACTCCCTCTTTTTTTCGGATAAAAAGCGGATAGAATAAACATATTCCATCATTCCGGTGTTTAGAGTGGTAATCACAGTAACGACAACATCAAAATGAAATCTATCGCAATTATTTACGGTTCCAGCACCGAGAACACCAAAAGAGCCGCTGAGAAGATCGCGGAAGTGATGGCAGCATACAGCCCCACCCTGGTCGATATCTACGACGGGGACGAACAACCCTTCCTCACACACGATGTGCTGATCATGGGGGTCTCCACCTGGGGAGTACAGGATTTGCAAGACGACTGGAACGACTTTTACCCGAAGCTGGAGAAGCTGGACCTCTCCGGTAAGACCGTGGCCATTTTTGGCATGGGCGATGCCTCCATCTACCCAAGTTCATTCGTGGATGCCATCGGCATCCTCTATGAGATCGTGAAAGAAAAAGGAGCAACTGTCGTGGGACAGGTATCCCCCGAAGGGTATGACTTCGAATATTCACGTGCGTTGGTGGACGACATGTTCGTGGGGCTTCCGCTCGACGATGACACCGAACCTGAGCTAACTGATGAACGAATTGCAGCCTGGGTGGAACAACTGAATCCCTATCTGCAATAAACTGCATAAAAAAATCCCGGTCAATAGTTGCCCGGGATTTTTTTATACCTGATTGCGATGTTATAGGCTACAGGATCACTTGTAGTAAATCCTGTACTCCCACGGTTGCAACTGCATTGTTGCTGCAGCCGTTGTTTCCTCACCACTGGGAAAGAGTCGGTATCCCTCACCCGGCAGGGGCTCTTCGAAGGTTACCTCAACCGTTTCGTCGCTTAGGTTGAGCAATGCGACCACCTCGCTGCCTTCGTTCGTGCGACGGAAAGACCATACCGATTTCGGACGATCATTTCCGATCTCGCTCATCACACCACTGCGGCCGGGCGCCTGCAACGCCTTCTGTTCCTTCTTGAAACGATTCAATGCGGTGTAGAAAGAGGAGAAGTCCTGCGGATCACTCCAGTCGATCTCATCTTTCTCGAAAAATGCCAGTCTGTGGTCGAAACCTGCTTCCTGTCCGCTGTATATCAGCGGCATGCCGGGCAGCAGATAGGTGAGCACCGCAAAGCTGCGTGCCGCCTCACCCATTCGTTCAAACTCGGTACCGTTCCAGGAGTTCTCGTCGTGGTTGGAGGTGAAGAACATCGGAATGGCATCCGGAGCAAAACGATCGGTCATACGGTTAAACGATGCCCGCAATGAGTCCACATCCTCCACACCCTGAGCCACCGCATTCATTCGGTGGTGGAAATCCCATGCATAGTATGCGTCGAACAGCGATTCATTCAACTCAGGCTTCTCCGCCTCGGCAAGCATAAAGATATCGGGCTTCAAGGCGATTAGTGAATCTTTTGCCGCCACCCAGAAGTCGGTCGGCAGTTCACCTGCCACATCGCAGCGGAAGCCGTCGATACCGGTTTCACGCACCCAGAAGCGCATCGACTCGATCATCGCCTCACGCATCTCCGGCTTGCTGTAATCGAGCTGGGCAATATCGGTCCAGTCATACATCACGTTCAGCTCACCCAGGCTGTCGCGCACGTACCAGTCGGGATGAGCCTCCACCCACACGGCATCGCGAGAGGTATGGTTGGCCACCCAATCGAGAATCACCTTCATACCCAGTGCGTGTGCCTGATCGACCACCGCCCGGAAATCATCCAACGTGCCAAACTCACTGTTCACCGCTGTGTAATCGCTGATGGAGTAGTAGCTCCCCAGGGTACCTTTTCGATCTTTTTCACCGATCGGCTGAATGGGCATAAACCAGAGGATATCGACTCCCAGTTCATCGAGACGGGGCAGCTCATCTGCAAAAGCGGGGAATGTCCCTTCGGGAGTAAACTGTCGCGTGTTGACCTCATAGAGTACCGCGTCATAAGCCCATTCGGGGCGTTCAGGTTCAGCTGTGGCAAAAGGTTCAGCTTGTTTGGTCTTGTTTCCGCATGCCATCAGAAGGGTGATGAGCAGGGTGTAAAGTAGAAATCTTTTCATTTTTTATGATAGGTCAGTTATTTTTCTGCAATTTGTAGACATCATCCTTGTCCTGTACCATGAAAACGCTCAGGGCACCCACTATCAGGGAACAGCCTGCGAGCACCAGCGTGAGGATCACCCGTCCCTCAAAGAGTTCACTGGTGATGTATCCCAGGATGCTGGCAGCGAGGATCTGCGGGATGACAATGAAGAAGTTGAAGATGCCCATGTAGGTACCCATCTTATCTGCCGGCAGTGAGCCGG
This genomic window from Dysgonomonadaceae bacterium zrk40 contains:
- a CDS encoding alpha-amylase, which encodes MKYPAKSFFYLLLLLFALSCGEDPVVTPEPQPEPEPEQPGPEEPAPLSDWFSWEPAAADADKELTIRFKAPNKESGLFNYTGEVYAHIGVVSEGTWKYVPAEWKENIAKCRMQKIEGEANAWELKLTPTIREWFGSGETPVNKIGIVVRSADSEKKGNKDGNDFFIENITDSKYKPFQPGAVKSGTMTAGLQHGINIVDNSTVTLMLYDKDKYGARKDFAHVVGDFNNWTLSNDEQSQMFRDDAAGCWWITLTGLDPAKEYAFQYYLGNTGQDAIRVADPYARKVLDPNNDTYISASTYPENMTYPEGAIGIVSVFRIQQETFNWQVPQFERPSRDNLVIYEMLLRDFTESSDINGAMAKLDYLQSLGVNAIELMPVQEFDGNDSWGYNPAFFFAMDKAYGTDRMYKEFIDECHSRGIAVILDVVYNHATGANPFARMWWDANHKNPGTGQIEPTTAPNNPYFNADAPHPYSVFHDFNHESDLVRTFVKRNLQFLLEEYNIDGFRFDLTKGFTQRSSTESTASNYDASRIAILKDYNQAIKAVDPEAWVILEHFADDREETELSNDGMMVWRNRNHVYSQAAMGWKSESDFRGVYNHTSARPVNSLVSYMESHDEERAAYKQAQYGNGILKTSLDAQMSQLGVNAAFFFTVPGPKMVWQFGEMGYDVSIDENGRTGRKPLRWEYLTVTERKELHDTYATLIGLRRDHPELFNSTATLNWQVTDTFWEQGRFLTLSSFGNSKQIVVVGNFTNESINAATTFPQLGDWYNYLNPTEVTTVHSKPMTISVPANSFRIFSNFPE
- a CDS encoding alpha-amylase, which encodes MKRFLLYTLLITLLMACGNKTKQAEPFATAEPERPEWAYDAVLYEVNTRQFTPEGTFPAFADELPRLDELGVDILWFMPIQPIGEKDRKGTLGSYYSISDYTAVNSEFGTLDDFRAVVDQAHALGMKVILDWVANHTSRDAVWVEAHPDWYVRDSLGELNVMYDWTDIAQLDYSKPEMREAMIESMRFWVRETGIDGFRCDVAGELPTDFWVAAKDSLIALKPDIFMLAEAEKPELNESLFDAYYAWDFHHRMNAVAQGVEDVDSLRASFNRMTDRFAPDAIPMFFTSNHDENSWNGTEFERMGEAARSFAVLTYLLPGMPLIYSGQEAGFDHRLAFFEKDEIDWSDPQDFSSFYTALNRFKKEQKALQAPGRSGVMSEIGNDRPKSVWSFRRTNEGSEVVALLNLSDETVEVTFEEPLPGEGYRLFPSGEETTAAATMQLQPWEYRIYYK
- a CDS encoding flavodoxin, which translates into the protein MKSIAIIYGSSTENTKRAAEKIAEVMAAYSPTLVDIYDGDEQPFLTHDVLIMGVSTWGVQDLQDDWNDFYPKLEKLDLSGKTVAIFGMGDASIYPSSFVDAIGILYEIVKEKGATVVGQVSPEGYDFEYSRALVDDMFVGLPLDDDTEPELTDERIAAWVEQLNPYLQ